Genomic window (Nicotiana sylvestris chromosome 7, ASM39365v2, whole genome shotgun sequence):
TCCATCAAATCATCACTTTGGTGGTCTCCACTTTCTCATTCAATATTCATACACTACTTTTCCTTCATTTATCACTTTGGTGGGGTTCTGCATTCTCCCATTCAATCATACACTATCTCTCCTTCATTCTTTACCTAGATGTACTCCACTATCACATTCAATCATACACTATTTTTCCTTCCAACGGTAAAGAAAGCAAAGAAAGGTAACTCAAAAAGTGCATTTCAAACATCACATGTAAACGAGGGGCAGAGCTAGTATGAGGAATACGGATTCGGCAAAATTTAATAATTTTGGTCCAAATTTTATATTTGTCTTAATAATTTTATTGAATATaaaatttattaatttaaaatccaATAAtttaaacaaacaacaattatgaACTCGTTAACTTTAAATCTTGGTTTCGCCGCTTATGTATGCTCTAGAGTGCTAATATACGTAATGAACATTCTCATGAGACAATTTGTCTCAGTTTATACATGTTGCTGATTATACAGAAGGAGACAAGATCTGGTGTCTACCACATAGTAATTTATCCCTGACGAATAAAGAGCACAAATAAACATTTTCAGGCATAATTTTCCAGGCCGCTCAGAACATAAGATTGGTAATGGTATACTGGTTGAAATTTAATATACATTAATTTTGTCGGTATAAGTTCAACAAAGCGTTAATGTGTCACACCTTCAGATATTAGAAGCTCAAGGAAGATCATACTAGTGACTATATAGTTGAATTATACAATCAAGGAGAAAGAAGAGATGTATACACATTTCCTATACACAAGACTGATGATGTCAATATGTCATTCAGTCACTGACTGACAGAAGCCTTTCATTTTCATTAGATACCACGAAGTGCGGAGGCACCAACTCCAACGCATATATACCCGGAGCATAAATGTGattttttggactcaaaatactttTTTTGGTGGAAAAAAAAAGTTATCATTTTATATAAAACGCGGTTTATGTTATGCCTTAACGGCCATTCGGAATGCTAAGGTAAAACGCGGTTCGTTACTGCGTTTATATAAAACGCGGTAATGAACCGTATTTTACATATTAGCTGATAAGACGGCTATATAACGGCCGGTTCATTACCGCATTTTACATATTTTGTGGGACCACCAATAACTCTTTTGcgcttaactgacataacaataattcaaatatgtAAAACACCCTTTTAAACTGCGTTTTACTTCCAAAAATTTGACCCCCTCAGATTGGgcattgccttatttaaaggcgtgaAGGGTTTTGAAAAATATCATTCAGAAATACTCCAACTTCGTGATAAATTTTTCTTCTTGTTAAATACTCAAACCTTTTTCATAATGTCTAAAGAGCGAAaagtaagggtttcattatattgggggaggGGGGGATGGGAGGGAGAGGAGGGGGTGAGGTTGTGGTAGCGAATAACTCAGTGAGCTATAGCTTATCTCCACAGAGTCATTTTAagttgccacttacaatggagtatgATAGACtggtatcgttgttatgcaataaAATGAGGTTGAGCAAACGTTTGGTGAATATTAaaataaccggaagatatccgtattctgtgactccgcaaggggttgcttgttacactgagtttaacatcgaggattatgaaactctgagagattttttgggactccggatgaatactgggaacttattttgataaaaaTATTGGAAATGTACGTGAAGATTGAAGACGTTCGCAATAATGAGGTTGCGCAAAATAGGGATAACCCTCAATCATCGGATGaatattctggagcagttttagcCGAACATGTTCCGGCTGAAAGAGCTTGACCGGATCTAAACTTAACTCCACGGGCGAACgaggagcgaggaaataatttctctcctactttacataatccacaagacgactggtaaactttaATTTTCCTTTGTATTACGATGTTTATTTTTgtcgtattgaatttgtattaataCTCATATATTCCACAAGGGGTACCGTCCAGATATGAAACAAGTTAAGAACCCACGCCCAGCTGGAATATGCGTACTTTTGGTGTGTCGGATCACGGTGGTCCATTCGGAGTCATTACCAACAGAATAATGTTCATCATAGAATGTcaacacattacgacttgtaagtgtagtgatatagctatatgtaaagtatttatcaatttcagtagcttattattttgttgtttgtgcagtgaaaacaAGCAACTTGATGGTCTTGTCCTCAGTCAATTGCCCgtagacgacgtatttactcgAAATTTAGTAGATGCGCAGAGTTagaaagataatagtgattatgacaacaatacCAACGAGTCTGGAGATAACACACCCTTCCGTGACGAggatgatgatgaggaggaagagaATGCCGAACCTGAGCTGAAGAGGGAGCATGCTCCACCTCccattagaccaagagtgtacgagtcccacgtgtcgtttcattcaaggcatattccctaccttgatcatttgccaagtatgccggatgtagatgccctcacaagggatcttGACGAAATTCAGAcaacaatgtgggatgagtctagaccaacggtgctggcAAATGGCATGCTTTTTTCTGATAAAGCTCTCCTTACCAGGGTTGCAAAAATGTACAGCGtaagagagtgtcgtgagatgatagtatgggagtcaagtccggATGTATACAAGGCTGTTTGCCATAGATGGTTTACGAGTTTTCATTGGATGATGCGTGCGAGCAAGAAGGAAATAGGGTTGTGGAAAGTGAGTAAATATATTGGCACCCACAATTGTAAAATGGACATATTCAATAGGAATCACTTTAACTTGgatgttgacttgatttctcttcaaCTGATTCCACATATTGAAGCGTTCATAaggtacaagatcaaagagtgtattacatgcgtccaccaggaatatggttgtactattaccaaaagaaaggcatgtctcgggcgcaaacgtgcatttaaaattatttatggtgactgggataagtcatttacATCTCTACCCAGGTATATGGCTGCATTgaaacactttaaccccgggactgttgttgaatggaagcttgaacGGAGTGCAGGAATACCAGAATATATATTCAGATACGTGTTCTgggcatttaaaccagcaattgatggttttgtgcattacTTTCCGGTAATTTCCATAggcggtactcatgtctatggaaagtatgatattaagccaTTGATCGctgttgcagtagatgccaatgaACAAATATTTCCACAGCTTTTGTCTTCtgtgccaatgaaagccaagagacgtggatgctatttttgaaccacttgaagcagaacattgtcaaacaacgttcaggtatttgtctaatatctgatcggcatggtgGTATATTAAATTCTCTAGAGCATTTGGCTAAATggcaggaaccctatgcataccactATTACTGTGTGAGGTacctgaaggccaattttcaGAATAAATATCCCAACAAGGACTTGTCTGACTTAATGTGGATGGATGCAATTGATCACCAACAGTGCAAATTCAGGAGGCGCATGGAATCGATCCGGTAGATAAACGAAAGAGCCTATAATTGGTTGATGCAACATGGGCTTCACAAGTGGACATTGTGTAAATATATATAGCACGGTTAAATACTATGTTTTATGTGttgccttgcctataaataacgggcacATTATAGTTGTTTTCTGCGCTTAACCATAACAAATAGCAAAACATTTCATAAAAGTAGGTTTTTTTAGCTTTAACAAATGTCTGACCATATGTATGTACCAATGTGGCAAACGCTATATGATGGCGGATTGTTGGGATGCCGGTCAACTTGGGCGCAGATACTGGATGTGTGACAACAGGTTTGGAGGCAAAAACGGAATTTTTTGCAACTTTGAGATATGACTTGATGAACCCTCTGAGTAGGAATGCTACAAAAAATCTTTGCAAAATCTTCATGA
Coding sequences:
- the LOC104219933 gene encoding uncharacterized protein, whose protein sequence is MPDVDALTRDLDEIQTTMWDESRPTVLANGMLFSDKALLTRVAKMYSVRECREMIVWESSPDVYKAVCHRWFTSFHWMMRASKKEIGLWKVSKYIGTHNCKMDIFNRNHFNLDVDLISLQLIPHIEAFIRYKIKECITCVHQEYGCTITKRKACLGRKRAFKIIYGDWDKSFTSLPRYMAALKHFNPGTVVEWKLERSAGIPEYIFRYVFWAFKPAIDGFVHYFPVISIGGTHVYGKYDIKPLIAVAVDANEQIFPQLLSSVPMKAKRRGCYF